The Nocardioides panzhihuensis genome has a segment encoding these proteins:
- a CDS encoding glycoside hydrolase family 28 protein has protein sequence MTRNETYVTHHSFVTRWPARALGLAIALLCTLSLTTPAAVAGQAPPPAGDPTDTSAAWAQADEIRARVKPPTFPDHAVSILDFGADPSGQAKSTDAFRKAIEAVNAAGGGRVEVPTGVFLTGAIHLKSNVNLHLADDATIRFSRDKADFLPVVKTRYEGVELYNYSPFIYAYQVENVAVTGNGTLDGNADADNWWDWKAKSPRPETPDRNELFRMGEEGVPVEERVFGAGHYIRPSFVEFYESRNILVQGVTLNRSPMWLLHPTLSQNVTIDGVHLESLGPNNDGVNPESSRDVVIKNTFFNTGDDNIAIKSGRNAEGRRIGVPAENILIEGNYMQAGHGAVVAGSEMSGGVRNVFAQDNVMDSPDLDRVVRIKTNSVRGGVVEDIYVRDNAVPQQGGQAVWVDFRYEEGDAGDFTPTVRDVYIEDLHSVGGTHAIFLRGYARSPITNINILNSSFSGVRTPMLAEHVQGLRLVNTTINAQPADAVVCQGTVWLGIPEKLVSSGVEDRVADGQWCLSEQFAEEHAWSSPGQFRAYVAERTAALLKAGVITEAEKEALQEAASRTAIGARR, from the coding sequence ATGACTCGGAACGAGACGTACGTCACACATCACTCCTTCGTGACCCGATGGCCGGCTCGCGCGCTGGGCCTGGCGATCGCCCTCCTCTGCACCCTGAGCCTCACCACCCCGGCCGCGGTGGCAGGGCAGGCGCCTCCGCCGGCGGGCGACCCGACTGACACCTCAGCGGCCTGGGCACAGGCCGACGAGATCCGGGCACGCGTCAAGCCGCCGACGTTCCCCGACCATGCGGTCAGCATCCTCGACTTCGGCGCCGATCCGTCGGGCCAGGCGAAGAGCACCGACGCCTTCCGTAAGGCGATCGAGGCGGTGAACGCGGCCGGCGGCGGCCGGGTGGAGGTGCCGACCGGGGTCTTCCTCACCGGCGCGATCCACCTGAAGAGCAACGTGAACCTGCACCTCGCCGACGACGCGACGATCCGCTTCAGCCGGGACAAGGCGGACTTCCTGCCGGTGGTGAAGACGCGCTACGAGGGTGTCGAGCTCTACAACTACTCCCCCTTCATCTACGCCTACCAGGTCGAGAACGTCGCGGTGACCGGTAACGGGACCCTGGACGGCAACGCCGACGCCGACAACTGGTGGGACTGGAAGGCGAAGAGCCCCCGCCCGGAGACGCCGGACCGCAACGAGCTCTTCCGGATGGGCGAGGAGGGCGTGCCGGTCGAGGAGCGGGTCTTCGGCGCCGGCCACTACATCCGCCCGAGCTTCGTCGAGTTCTACGAGAGCCGCAACATCCTGGTCCAGGGCGTCACGCTCAACAGGTCGCCGATGTGGCTGCTGCACCCGACGCTGTCGCAGAACGTGACCATCGACGGCGTACACCTGGAGAGCCTCGGCCCCAACAACGACGGGGTGAACCCGGAGTCCAGCCGCGACGTGGTCATCAAGAACACCTTCTTCAACACCGGCGACGACAACATCGCGATCAAGTCGGGGCGCAACGCCGAGGGCCGCCGCATCGGCGTTCCCGCCGAGAACATCCTCATCGAGGGCAACTACATGCAGGCCGGCCACGGGGCGGTGGTCGCCGGAAGCGAGATGTCCGGCGGCGTACGCAACGTCTTCGCGCAGGACAACGTCATGGACAGCCCCGACCTCGACCGCGTGGTCCGGATCAAGACCAACTCGGTACGCGGCGGGGTGGTCGAGGACATCTACGTCCGTGACAACGCGGTGCCGCAGCAGGGTGGCCAGGCGGTCTGGGTCGACTTCCGCTACGAGGAGGGCGACGCGGGCGACTTCACCCCGACCGTGCGGGACGTCTACATCGAGGACCTGCACAGCGTCGGGGGCACCCACGCGATCTTCCTGCGAGGCTACGCCCGCTCTCCGATCACCAACATCAACATCCTGAACTCCTCCTTCTCCGGTGTCCGCACACCGATGCTGGCCGAGCACGTCCAAGGCCTGCGGCTGGTCAACACCACCATCAACGCCCAGCCCGCCGACGCGGTGGTCTGCCAGGGCACGGTGTGGCTCGGGATCCCCGAGAAGCTGGTCAGCTCCGGCGTCGAGGACCGGGTGGCGGACGGCCAGTGGTGCCTGTCGGAGCAGTTCGCCGAGGAGCACGCCTGGTCCTCCCCCGGCCAGTTCCGTGCGTACGTCGCGGAGCGGACCGCTGCCCTGCTGAAGGCCGGCGTGATCACCGAGGCGGAGAAGGAGGCCCTCCAGGAGGCCGCCTCGCGGACCGCCATCGGAGCTCGCCGATAA
- a CDS encoding serine hydrolase domain-containing protein, with the protein MTGRQPVQTYADRLLTLGREGTHPAGAVVGLRTPDGSEVAASGWARLPAADRPGVPMQPDHMLDLASVTKLVATTAITMRLVAAGDLRLDDPVRRHLPAFRGEGKDEATVEQLLTHTAGLRPWWPLYAAVPSGRRSETIQHVQQLPLAYPPGTGWTYSDLGMILLGAVIERATTLRLDEAYEQLVAAPLGLSARFGPVVPDRAASSADSDAYEFAMLATDEPHPVGIPPARFSRWRDHPLRGEVNDGNTAHSLDGVAGHAGLFSSVEDLLTYGTALCEGTFVPREVLDRFATPHPEHPEQALGAFLGRAGETSFLQHPGFTGTFFAVAPDTGLVVAGGATRLHGPLGPIDHNPTRLPDVVPGTEIISVLLDAAGLEEDR; encoded by the coding sequence ATGACCGGCCGGCAACCCGTTCAGACGTACGCCGACCGCCTGCTCACCCTCGGCAGGGAAGGCACCCATCCGGCAGGCGCCGTCGTCGGGCTGCGCACCCCGGACGGCTCCGAGGTCGCGGCCTCCGGCTGGGCCCGGCTGCCCGCTGCCGACCGGCCCGGCGTGCCCATGCAGCCCGACCACATGCTCGACCTCGCCTCGGTCACCAAGCTCGTCGCGACCACGGCGATCACGATGCGGCTCGTGGCCGCCGGCGATCTGCGTCTCGACGACCCGGTGCGCCGACACCTGCCCGCCTTCCGAGGTGAAGGGAAGGACGAGGCGACCGTCGAGCAGCTGCTGACCCACACGGCCGGGCTGCGTCCGTGGTGGCCGCTCTACGCCGCCGTGCCCAGTGGCCGGCGCAGCGAGACGATCCAGCACGTCCAGCAGCTCCCGCTGGCGTACCCGCCCGGCACCGGCTGGACGTACTCCGACCTCGGCATGATCCTGCTCGGCGCGGTGATCGAGCGGGCCACCACGCTCCGGCTGGACGAGGCGTACGAGCAGCTCGTGGCCGCACCGCTGGGGCTCTCGGCCCGGTTCGGACCGGTCGTCCCGGACCGCGCCGCCTCGAGCGCGGACAGCGACGCCTATGAGTTCGCCATGCTTGCCACCGACGAGCCGCACCCCGTCGGCATCCCGCCGGCTCGATTCTCGCGATGGCGTGACCATCCCCTCCGGGGAGAGGTCAACGACGGCAACACCGCCCACTCCCTCGACGGCGTCGCCGGGCACGCCGGCCTCTTCTCGAGCGTCGAGGACCTGCTGACCTACGGGACGGCACTGTGCGAGGGCACCTTCGTGCCACGCGAGGTGCTCGACCGCTTCGCGACACCGCACCCCGAGCATCCCGAGCAGGCGCTCGGCGCCTTCCTCGGCCGGGCCGGCGAGACCAGCTTCCTGCAGCATCCCGGCTTCACCGGCACCTTCTTCGCCGTCGCCCCTGACACCGGCCTCGTCGTCGCCGGCGGCGCGACCCGGCTGCACGGCCCGCTCGGCCCGATCGACCACAATCCCACCCGGCTCCCAGACGTCGTACCCGGCACCGAGATCATCTCGGTGCTGCTCGACGCGGCCGGCCTCGAGGAGGACCGATGA
- a CDS encoding DUF1048 domain-containing protein encodes MNNVLTRMTAGKKDWKRMEARAAELPSDYRTVYSKMKSYMWPFTAGDGMDVVAILREILDLFETEAAAGRKVIEVTGTDLAAFCDARLPKEGAYHINLRAHLNDVALKLS; translated from the coding sequence ATGAACAACGTCCTCACCCGCATGACCGCCGGCAAGAAGGACTGGAAGCGCATGGAGGCCCGCGCCGCCGAGCTGCCCTCCGACTACCGCACCGTCTACAGCAAGATGAAGAGCTACATGTGGCCCTTCACCGCCGGTGACGGGATGGACGTCGTCGCCATCCTGCGTGAGATTCTCGATCTGTTCGAGACCGAGGCCGCGGCCGGTCGTAAGGTCATCGAGGTCACCGGGACCGACCTGGCCGCCTTCTGCGACGCGCGGCTGCCCAAGGAAGGTGCCTACCACATCAACCTGCGTGCCCACCTCAACGACGTCGCCTTGAAGCTCTCTTGA
- a CDS encoding ABC transporter permease, with protein MSAAADMHEVPEVPTTRASGRWVKAFRTPSGIVGLILMALVAVLAVLAAAGVGPDPAAQDVQAALQGPSASHWFGTDQFGRDIFARVCAGLANSLRVALVSVTVAAIGGVLLGILAGYYQGVLDRVVGVITNVLFAFPSLLLALALAATLRRSWLTVAIAIAVVYLPIFARVARGPVLTLRHAEYVLAATAVGRSRLSTLFEHVLPNILGILVVQVTLSLSWAILTEAALSFLGFGTPPPAASLGGMVYAAQTLSSVAPWMLFAPGVALILAVVGLNLLGDGLRAALDPRGANQ; from the coding sequence ATGAGTGCTGCGGCTGACATGCACGAGGTGCCCGAGGTCCCCACGACGCGGGCCTCCGGCCGGTGGGTCAAGGCGTTCCGTACGCCGAGCGGGATCGTCGGCCTGATCCTGATGGCCCTGGTGGCAGTGCTCGCGGTCCTCGCCGCGGCCGGGGTCGGACCCGACCCGGCCGCCCAGGACGTGCAGGCTGCGCTCCAGGGACCCAGCGCGAGCCACTGGTTCGGCACCGACCAGTTCGGCCGCGACATCTTCGCCCGGGTCTGCGCCGGCCTGGCCAACTCGCTGCGGGTCGCCCTCGTCTCGGTCACCGTGGCGGCGATCGGCGGGGTGCTGCTCGGCATCCTGGCCGGCTACTACCAAGGCGTCCTCGACCGGGTGGTCGGCGTCATCACCAACGTGCTGTTCGCCTTCCCGTCACTGCTGCTCGCCCTCGCTCTGGCCGCCACCCTGCGCCGCAGCTGGCTGACGGTGGCGATCGCGATCGCGGTGGTCTACCTGCCGATCTTCGCGCGGGTCGCCCGCGGGCCGGTCCTGACGCTGCGCCACGCCGAGTACGTGCTGGCCGCGACCGCGGTCGGTCGCAGCCGGCTCTCCACCCTCTTCGAGCACGTGCTCCCGAACATCCTCGGCATCCTGGTCGTGCAGGTCACCCTGTCGCTGTCCTGGGCGATCCTCACCGAGGCGGCGCTGAGCTTCCTCGGTTTCGGCACCCCGCCACCGGCGGCGTCGCTCGGCGGCATGGTCTATGCAGCGCAGACGCTCAGCAGCGTCGCTCCGTGGATGCTCTTCGCCCCCGGCGTCGCGCTGATCCTGGCCGTGGTCGGGTTGAACCTGCTCGGCGACGGACTCCGAGCCGCGCTCGATCCACGAGGAGCCAACCAGTGA
- a CDS encoding ABC transporter ATP-binding protein, protein MTPVLSVRDLSVTFDTGEGPVQALHDISLDLAAGETVAVVGQSGSGKSTLASCVNRLLADNGRITAGAITLGEQDITRAPESTMTAIRGRRIGLVPQDPMTNLNPVMTVGAQITEALEVHGLASGQDARERAIDLLGQAGIDRPAARFRQYPHEFSGGMRQRVLIAIALACRPEVLLADEPTSALDVTVQRLVLDQMAELTAELGTGVLLITHDLALAAERADRVIVMHRGWVVESGDAATIIASPQHDYTERLLAAAPAMSDVKVIPTADDESAERPETLLEVSGAVRRYRIRGQREHLHAVDGIDLSIPKGRTVAIVGESGSGKSTAARLALRLERADAGTIRYRGTDLASLRGKDLLAYRRAIQPVFQNPYASLDPRYTIGQVIDEPLRVHRIGDAASRRKAVADLLDRVDLPAAYAHRRPHELSGGQRQRVAIARALALDPELVVMDEAVSALDVLVQEQILELMVDLQRDRGLSYLFISHDLAVVHLVAHHVYVMKAGKIVEHGDPDTVFRSPQHPYTQQLVAAVPRPHEQAS, encoded by the coding sequence ATGACCCCCGTCCTGTCCGTACGCGACCTCTCGGTCACCTTCGACACCGGCGAGGGCCCGGTCCAGGCACTGCACGACATCTCCCTCGACCTCGCCGCCGGCGAGACCGTCGCCGTCGTCGGCCAGTCCGGCTCCGGCAAGTCGACGCTCGCCTCCTGCGTCAACCGGCTCCTGGCGGACAACGGCCGGATCACCGCCGGCGCGATCACCCTCGGCGAGCAGGACATCACCCGCGCCCCCGAGTCGACCATGACCGCGATCCGTGGCCGACGCATCGGTCTGGTGCCGCAGGACCCGATGACCAACCTCAACCCGGTGATGACCGTCGGTGCGCAGATCACCGAGGCGCTGGAGGTCCACGGTCTCGCGTCCGGGCAGGACGCGCGCGAACGCGCCATCGACCTGCTCGGCCAGGCCGGCATCGACCGGCCCGCCGCCCGCTTCCGCCAGTATCCCCACGAGTTCTCTGGCGGGATGCGGCAACGCGTGCTCATCGCGATTGCGCTCGCGTGCCGCCCCGAGGTGCTCCTCGCCGACGAGCCGACCTCCGCGCTCGACGTCACCGTGCAGCGCCTCGTCCTCGACCAGATGGCCGAGCTCACCGCCGAGCTCGGCACCGGCGTGCTCCTCATCACCCACGATCTCGCCCTGGCCGCCGAACGCGCCGACCGGGTCATCGTCATGCATCGCGGCTGGGTCGTCGAGAGCGGTGACGCGGCCACGATCATCGCGTCCCCACAGCATGACTACACCGAGCGGCTGCTGGCCGCCGCCCCCGCCATGTCCGACGTCAAGGTCATCCCGACAGCCGACGACGAGTCCGCCGAGCGCCCCGAGACCCTCCTCGAGGTGAGCGGCGCCGTACGCCGCTACCGGATCCGCGGGCAGCGCGAGCACCTCCACGCCGTCGACGGGATCGACCTCTCCATCCCCAAGGGACGCACGGTCGCCATCGTCGGCGAGTCCGGCTCCGGCAAGTCCACCGCCGCCCGGCTCGCGCTTCGCCTCGAACGGGCCGATGCCGGCACCATCCGCTACCGCGGCACCGATCTGGCGAGCCTGCGCGGCAAGGACCTGCTCGCCTACCGGCGCGCCATCCAGCCGGTCTTCCAGAACCCGTACGCCTCCCTCGACCCGCGCTACACGATCGGGCAGGTCATCGACGAGCCCCTGCGTGTCCACCGCATCGGCGACGCCGCCTCTCGCCGCAAGGCCGTGGCCGACCTGCTCGACCGGGTCGACCTGCCCGCGGCGTACGCCCACCGGCGGCCGCACGAGCTCTCCGGTGGCCAACGCCAGCGAGTCGCGATCGCCCGCGCCCTCGCCCTCGATCCCGAGCTCGTCGTCATGGACGAGGCGGTCAGCGCTCTCGACGTCCTCGTCCAGGAGCAGATCCTGGAGCTGATGGTCGATCTCCAGCGCGACCGGGGTCTCTCCTACCTCTTCATCAGCCACGACCTCGCCGTCGTCCACCTCGTCGCCCACCACGTCTACGTCATGAAGGCCGGCAAGATCGTCGAGCACGGCGATCCCGACACCGTCTTCCGCTCGCCGCAGCATCCCTACACCCAGCAGCTCGTCGCCGCCGTACCTCGCCCGCACGAACAGGCGTCGTAG
- a CDS encoding anhydro-N-acetylmuramic acid kinase, translated as MRVLGMISGTSHDGIDIAVVDFDVAHDRDGDVLRARIVHHTSVPYAVDLRQRLIDAMPPAPVGFDVVCELDTRIGQAFAAAASRAVEEAGAVDVVCTHGQTVFHWVEGGRALGTLQIGQPAWIAEATGASVVSDVRSDDIAAGGHGAPLVPLLDVRMLAPLVEDGAVAAALNLGGIANLTVCRSAADPVAWDIGPANALIDAVVTDAPGAATYDRDGELAATGAVDPALLAELLDSPYFAQPAPKSTGKELFNLGYVRDALERAGVTPALPDLVATLTELSAVTVSQAVSQAGVEVLVASGGGVRNPVLMRRLGELLPGVRVTTSDALGVPSDHKEAIAFALIGWASVHGLPGNVPSCTGADGPRVLGRISPRDTPPPAIDAWPGTLVFER; from the coding sequence ATGCGCGTGCTCGGAATGATCTCCGGAACCTCCCACGACGGGATCGACATCGCGGTCGTCGACTTCGACGTCGCCCATGACAGGGACGGTGACGTGCTGCGGGCGCGGATCGTCCACCACACCTCGGTGCCCTACGCGGTCGATCTGCGCCAGCGGCTCATCGACGCCATGCCGCCGGCGCCGGTCGGCTTCGACGTCGTCTGCGAGCTCGACACCCGGATCGGGCAGGCGTTCGCCGCGGCCGCGAGCCGGGCTGTCGAGGAGGCCGGCGCCGTCGACGTCGTCTGCACCCACGGCCAGACGGTCTTCCATTGGGTCGAGGGTGGCCGTGCACTCGGCACGCTCCAGATCGGGCAGCCCGCCTGGATCGCCGAGGCGACCGGCGCGAGCGTCGTCTCGGACGTACGCTCCGACGACATCGCTGCCGGCGGTCACGGCGCGCCGTTGGTGCCGCTGCTGGACGTCCGGATGCTGGCGCCGCTGGTCGAGGACGGAGCCGTCGCCGCCGCGCTCAACCTCGGCGGCATCGCCAACCTCACCGTGTGCCGAAGCGCCGCGGACCCGGTCGCATGGGACATCGGGCCCGCCAACGCTCTCATCGACGCGGTGGTCACCGACGCGCCCGGAGCGGCGACCTACGACCGCGACGGCGAGCTCGCCGCAACCGGTGCCGTGGACCCGGCGCTGCTGGCCGAGCTGCTCGACTCTCCCTATTTCGCGCAGCCGGCTCCGAAGAGCACCGGCAAGGAGCTGTTCAACCTCGGCTACGTCCGTGACGCCCTCGAGCGCGCGGGTGTGACGCCCGCGCTTCCCGACCTGGTCGCGACACTCACCGAGCTCTCCGCGGTCACCGTCTCCCAGGCGGTCTCCCAGGCTGGCGTCGAGGTGCTGGTGGCCTCCGGTGGCGGCGTACGCAACCCGGTTCTGATGCGACGGCTCGGCGAGCTCCTCCCCGGCGTGCGCGTCACCACCAGCGACGCCCTCGGCGTCCCGTCCGACCACAAGGAGGCCATCGCCTTCGCCCTCATCGGCTGGGCCAGCGTCCACGGACTCCCCGGCAACGTCCCCAGCTGCACCGGTGCCGACGGACCCCGCGTGCTCGGCCGGATCAGCCCGAGGGACACGCCTCCGCCTGCGATCGACGCCTGGCCCGGCACCCTGGTGTTCGAGCGATGA
- a CDS encoding HNH endonuclease — protein MNETVDQLLTGPPLGASEGELVDWISRLEEVKCIAEAVQAEAAVRLDEATRARQAEAGIPARKLGEGVASQIALARRVSPAKGAKLLGLAKILITEMPHTFALMKAGLFSQWQATILARETACLSMKDRRVIDYELCAIGSDGEPPAVVTMGLRQMENAAKKLAITLDQESVVARASNAEKDRRVSVRPAPDTMTWLGALLPVKDGVAVYAALDQAAKAAQAAGDERTRGQVMADTLADRVTGRTTTDGAKPRIEVKIVMTADALTNDSDQPAMVEGYGPVPAAWTREALADAEVFIRRLFTDPAGQLVAMESRSRKAPDGLAEFITTRDGGICRTNGCDAPIRNVDHAQRHADGGKTSAANLQGLCERCNQAKEALGWQARPRPDGSIITITPTGHIYVSPPPDTWLPGPPPLSRGEFVLRDLLVDHTLAA, from the coding sequence ATGAACGAGACCGTCGACCAGCTCCTCACCGGGCCGCCCCTGGGTGCGTCCGAAGGTGAGCTGGTCGACTGGATCAGCCGGCTCGAAGAAGTGAAGTGCATCGCCGAGGCTGTTCAGGCAGAAGCGGCCGTACGCCTCGACGAAGCCACCCGCGCCCGGCAGGCCGAGGCCGGGATCCCTGCCCGCAAGCTCGGCGAAGGCGTGGCCTCGCAGATCGCGCTGGCGAGGCGGGTCTCACCTGCCAAGGGCGCCAAACTGCTGGGCCTGGCGAAGATCTTGATCACCGAGATGCCGCACACCTTCGCGTTGATGAAAGCGGGCCTGTTCTCGCAGTGGCAGGCCACCATCCTCGCCCGCGAAACCGCCTGCCTCTCGATGAAGGACCGCCGGGTCATCGACTACGAACTCTGCGCTATCGGATCCGATGGTGAACCGCCTGCTGTGGTCACGATGGGGCTGCGGCAAATGGAGAACGCGGCCAAGAAACTCGCGATCACCCTGGACCAGGAGTCCGTCGTGGCCCGTGCATCGAACGCGGAGAAAGACCGTCGAGTCAGCGTGCGACCGGCACCGGACACGATGACCTGGCTGGGTGCGCTGCTGCCGGTCAAGGACGGCGTCGCCGTCTACGCCGCACTGGACCAGGCAGCCAAGGCCGCGCAGGCTGCTGGGGATGAACGGACGAGGGGTCAGGTCATGGCCGACACACTGGCCGACCGCGTCACCGGCCGCACCACCACCGACGGCGCCAAGCCTCGGATCGAGGTCAAGATCGTCATGACCGCCGACGCCCTCACCAACGACAGCGACCAGCCCGCGATGGTCGAGGGCTACGGCCCCGTCCCCGCCGCATGGACCCGCGAAGCACTCGCCGACGCCGAGGTCTTCATCCGCAGGCTGTTCACCGACCCGGCCGGGCAGCTGGTCGCCATGGAATCCCGCTCCCGCAAAGCCCCCGACGGACTCGCCGAGTTCATCACCACCCGCGACGGCGGAATCTGCCGCACCAACGGCTGCGACGCCCCCATCCGCAACGTCGACCACGCCCAGCGCCACGCTGACGGCGGCAAGACCAGCGCCGCGAACCTCCAAGGGCTCTGCGAAAGATGCAATCAAGCGAAAGAAGCCCTCGGCTGGCAAGCCAGACCCAGACCCGACGGCAGCATCATCACCATCACACCGACGGGCCATATCTACGTGAGCCCACCACCCGACACCTGGCTTCCGGGCCCACCACCCCTCTCGCGGGGAGAGTTCGTGCTGCGCGATCTGCTCGTCGACCACACGCTCGCGGCCTGA
- the murQ gene encoding N-acetylmuramic acid 6-phosphate etherase, with the protein MKVEPVKAEDEAMLDALTTEASSTTDGPEIDQLSVAGLVATMSERDATVATSVRSALPSIAAAATAAAARMREGGRLIYVGAGTSGRLGVLDASEVPPTFGLDGVVVGVIAGGPAALFSAAEGVEDDEGAGAADLAALDVGPLDTVVGIASSGRTPYALGALAYAAEHGALTVGVACNLGTPLARVADHGIEVPVGPEILAGSTRLGAGTATKMVLNMISTATMVQLGRTYGSLMVDMRANNAKLRHRAIRMVTEATGADEATVLRALDEADWHTKLAIATILTGLSPAEASQALELAGGRLRTVIEERG; encoded by the coding sequence GTGAAGGTAGAGCCAGTGAAGGCAGAGGACGAGGCCATGCTCGACGCGCTCACCACCGAGGCATCGAGCACCACGGACGGACCGGAGATCGACCAGCTCTCGGTCGCCGGCCTGGTCGCGACGATGAGCGAGCGCGACGCGACGGTCGCGACGTCGGTACGTTCCGCCCTGCCGTCGATCGCGGCCGCCGCCACCGCGGCGGCCGCTCGGATGCGGGAAGGCGGCCGGTTGATCTACGTCGGCGCGGGCACGTCGGGACGGCTCGGGGTGCTCGACGCCTCCGAGGTGCCGCCCACCTTCGGCCTCGACGGCGTCGTCGTCGGCGTCATCGCCGGCGGCCCGGCGGCACTCTTCAGCGCAGCCGAGGGAGTCGAGGACGACGAGGGGGCGGGTGCGGCCGACCTGGCAGCTCTCGACGTCGGGCCGCTCGACACCGTCGTGGGGATCGCCTCCAGCGGGCGTACGCCCTATGCCCTCGGTGCCCTCGCGTACGCAGCGGAGCACGGCGCCCTCACCGTCGGTGTCGCCTGCAACCTGGGCACCCCCCTGGCGCGCGTCGCCGACCACGGGATCGAGGTGCCGGTCGGCCCCGAGATCCTCGCCGGATCGACCCGGCTCGGCGCCGGCACCGCCACGAAGATGGTGCTCAACATGATCTCGACCGCGACCATGGTGCAGCTCGGAAGGACCTACGGGTCGCTGATGGTGGACATGCGGGCCAACAACGCCAAGCTTCGGCACCGCGCGATCCGGATGGTCACCGAGGCCACCGGAGCCGACGAGGCGACCGTGCTCCGTGCACTCGACGAGGCGGACTGGCACACCAAGCTGGCGATCGCGACGATCCTCACCGGCCTCTCCCCTGCCGAGGCGTCGCAGGCGCTGGAGCTGGCCGGCGGCCGGCTGCGGACCGTCATCGAGGAGCGTGGCTGA
- a CDS encoding sulfite exporter TauE/SafE family protein, with translation MERLIIFALVGLAAQAVDGSLGMAYGVTSSTLLVATGVAPAVASASVHLAEVGTTFVSGVSHWRLGNVDWKVVGKIAIPGGIGAFVGATVLSGLSTESATPWVAGLLLLLGLYIVARFVFGKPPVFIPGRRPGLGLLAPLGLFGGFIDATGGGGWGPVTTPTLISSGTLHPRKVIGSVSTAEFVTTVSASVGFLVGLAGEALDWRIIGGLLIGGVIAAPFAAYLVKHLSLPILGGLVGSIILVTNGRTLLRSFEAESVAAYGLLFAVAAVIVAFAVLKVRRAPVEAPEPEPTSV, from the coding sequence ATGGAGCGGCTGATCATCTTTGCTCTCGTAGGCCTAGCGGCCCAAGCCGTAGACGGCTCGTTGGGCATGGCCTACGGCGTCACCTCCAGCACCCTGCTCGTTGCCACCGGCGTCGCCCCTGCGGTCGCGTCAGCATCGGTCCACCTGGCCGAGGTCGGCACGACGTTCGTCTCGGGCGTCTCCCACTGGCGGCTCGGGAACGTCGACTGGAAGGTCGTGGGCAAGATCGCGATCCCCGGTGGTATCGGCGCCTTCGTCGGCGCGACGGTCCTCTCCGGTCTCTCCACCGAGAGCGCCACGCCGTGGGTGGCCGGTCTCCTGCTCCTGCTGGGTCTCTACATCGTCGCGCGCTTCGTCTTCGGGAAGCCGCCGGTCTTCATCCCGGGCCGCCGGCCGGGGCTCGGCCTGCTCGCTCCGCTGGGCCTGTTCGGCGGCTTCATCGACGCGACCGGCGGCGGTGGCTGGGGCCCGGTCACGACGCCCACGCTGATCTCCAGCGGCACCCTGCACCCGCGCAAGGTGATCGGCTCGGTCTCCACCGCCGAGTTCGTCACCACCGTCTCTGCGAGCGTCGGCTTCCTCGTCGGTCTGGCAGGGGAGGCGCTCGACTGGCGGATCATCGGCGGGCTTCTCATCGGTGGCGTGATCGCCGCCCCGTTCGCCGCCTACCTCGTCAAGCACCTCTCGCTGCCCATCCTCGGCGGCCTGGTCGGCAGCATCATCCTGGTCACCAACGGACGTACGCTGCTGCGCAGCTTCGAGGCCGAGTCGGTGGCTGCGTACGGCCTGCTCTTCGCCGTCGCCGCTGTCATCGTCGCCTTCGCGGTGCTCAAGGTCAGGCGCGCGCCCGTCGAAGCTCCGGAGCCCGAGCCCACCAGCGTCTGA